GGAAAAGCCTCAGATAACTCAAGGAAGAATATCCGGTGCCGAAGTCATCCATCGCGATCCGTACGCCAAGTCCCCTTATGTGGTGCAGGGTCGCCAAGGCCGTCTCACTGTCGGTGAGGAGGACGGATTCCGTGATTTCGAGTTCAAGCCGAAAGGCTGACAGGCCGGAATCGGCAAGGGCAGAAATAACAATATGGGTAAGCGACGGGCTTCGGAACTGGAGTGGGGAAAGGTTTACCGCAACCCTCACATCTCCCGGCCAGTTTGCGGCATCCTTGCAGGCCCTGCGCAACACCCATTCGCCGAGCGGCACGATTAAGCCGGTTTCCTCTGCGAGAGGGATGAACTCGGCGGGTGAAACCAATCCCCGCTCAGGATGGTGCCAACGCAAGAGTGCCTCGAAACCGACGATCTCTTCGGTTCCTGCGTTGACCTGCGGCTGATAATAGATTTCGAACTGGTTGCCTGCGATAGCCTGCCGAAGATCGATTTCGAGTTTGCGCCGCTGCTGAATGCCGGCGTCCATCGCAGGCTCAAAGAAGCAATACGTGCTTCTGCCGTTCGATTTTGCCTTGTAGAGAGCGGTATCGGCATTCCTCAAAACACTATCGGCTGTGTCGCCGTCGTCAGGAGCGATCGCAATACCGATGCTGACGCCGATGTGAACAGGCTGCCCCTCTATGTCGAACATTTCGCCGATAGCGTCGACAAGTCTTTGCGCCAGGGCCGAGGCCGTTTCATTCGTTCGAGCGTCCCCGTGAAAGATGACGAATTCGTCACCGCCCAGCCGTGCGATGCTGTCGCCCTCAGCCAGGCAATTCTTCAGTCTGTCCGTCACTGCCTTTAGCAGAAGGTCGCCGACGGCATGCCCCAACGTATCGTTCGCCTCTTTGAAGTGGTCGAGATCGAGGCATAGCAGCGCGCTGCGTTTTCCACCGCTACGAAAGGATAGTTCCTTTTCAAGCTTGTCACGCAAAAGCGTACGATTGGGCAAACCAGTCAACGGATCGTGACCAGCCATATGTTTTATCTGCTCTTCTGCACGCACGGATTCGGTAACGTCTTCATGGGTCGCGACGTAGCCGCCGTTGTCCATTGGATTATGCGTGATTTTTATCACCCTGCCATCCATCAGGACTACATTTTCGCTTGCGGCGGAACCCTTTAGCGCGGCTTCGACGACGACATCGAAATATGCCTCCCGCTGAGCAGGCGCGTTTCCGGCCGTTTGCCGATAGTCGAGGATTTGCCAAAGAGGCGTCCCGGGCCGCGTCAACGATTCGGGCAGCTCGTACAAGCGGCAATAGGCTGCGTTGCAAAGTAATAGTTTTTTCTCGGCATCGAACATGCACAGTCCGTGCGGCATGTTTGCTAGCGCCGCATCGAAGCGCCGGTTCTGATCGGCCAGATCCTTTTTTATGCTGGCGAGCGCGGATATGTCATCACAGCCGATCAACCATCCCCCGTCATCCACTGGCGTGGAGGTCAGTGAAACGATCCGGCCACTGACTGAGATCTCCTGACGCAACAAGGTCGAACGCGTGAGGAGGTGCGTCAGCCAGCTCTCTTGATTGTTGTCGGCTTGCTGCGACTGACCTAGGATCGGAATCTGCGCAGCCATCCTTGTCGCACTGACACCGAATTCGATAGCGCCTTTGGGGGCCTGCAAGAGTTTCCCCATCTGATCGTTGAATATCACAACGCGCAAGTCTGCATCCAGCAGCATGACGCCCTGCTGCATGTTCTCCAGAATACGGAAGGAACTGAGCATATTCCACCTTTGCTAGGCGACGATACACGCAACTGTAGAGTGCGCTCGAGGCGATCACAATACTTTCCTTCCAGGTTCCTCAACCAGATCACATCGGCGGTCGCCTCTGCGCGGGAATGGCCGACGGCGAAACGGTGGGCGCGGGAGCGCCCGGACCGTTAGTGCCGTCTCGCCGGGTGCCGATCAGTGCGTCCGTTTCCAAGTCAGGCCTCGTTACGCAACAACTGACACAAGCGTTAGGCGA
This Rhizobium sullae DNA region includes the following protein-coding sequences:
- a CDS encoding putative bifunctional diguanylate cyclase/phosphodiesterase encodes the protein MQQGVMLLDADLRVVIFNDQMGKLLQAPKGAIEFGVSATRMAAQIPILGQSQQADNNQESWLTHLLTRSTLLRQEISVSGRIVSLTSTPVDDGGWLIGCDDISALASIKKDLADQNRRFDAALANMPHGLCMFDAEKKLLLCNAAYCRLYELPESLTRPGTPLWQILDYRQTAGNAPAQREAYFDVVVEAALKGSAASENVVLMDGRVIKITHNPMDNGGYVATHEDVTESVRAEEQIKHMAGHDPLTGLPNRTLLRDKLEKELSFRSGGKRSALLCLDLDHFKEANDTLGHAVGDLLLKAVTDRLKNCLAEGDSIARLGGDEFVIFHGDARTNETASALAQRLVDAIGEMFDIEGQPVHIGVSIGIAIAPDDGDTADSVLRNADTALYKAKSNGRSTYCFFEPAMDAGIQQRRKLEIDLRQAIAGNQFEIYYQPQVNAGTEEIVGFEALLRWHHPERGLVSPAEFIPLAEETGLIVPLGEWVLRRACKDAANWPGDVRVAVNLSPLQFRSPSLTHIVISALADSGLSAFRLELEITESVLLTDSETALATLHHIRGLGVRIAMDDFGTGYSSLSYLRLFPFDKIKIDQSFIRELGESKDCAAIVKAVVDLGSSLGITTTAEGVETTNQLDRVREHGCTEIQGYFFGKPLPLSHVEKLLLERSPPSPADHRDEPVRP